In Pengzhenrongella sicca, a single genomic region encodes these proteins:
- a CDS encoding NAD(P) transhydrogenase subunit alpha, whose protein sequence is MTSDLLSDLGLFVLAVLVGFEVISKIPATLHTPMMSGANAIHGVVVVGAVIIAGLADDPFAYVLTFVAAAFAAMNVVGGYVVTDRMLGMFKARPSRPAAADQPSAPTQETAR, encoded by the coding sequence ATGACGAGTGACCTGTTGAGTGACCTGGGGCTGTTCGTCCTGGCCGTGCTGGTGGGGTTCGAGGTCATCAGCAAGATCCCGGCGACGCTGCACACCCCGATGATGTCGGGCGCGAACGCCATCCACGGCGTCGTCGTCGTTGGCGCCGTGATCATCGCCGGGCTCGCGGACGACCCGTTCGCGTACGTCCTGACGTTCGTCGCGGCGGCCTTCGCCGCCATGAACGTCGTGGGCGGCTACGTCGTCACGGACCGGATGCTCGGGATGTTCAAGGCCCGCCCGTCCCGCCCCGCGGCCGCCGACCAGCCGTCCGCACCGACCCAGGAGACCGCCCGATGA
- a CDS encoding histidine kinase N-terminal 7TM domain-containing diguanylate cyclase yields MQFDITATLFAAAAAVFAVLALVTWRRRANNPGVAIALTAVMAGACWWSLADAFGLAATSETVASVASLAMFPGLGTVVAAFGFLSIAIARPQWVPSRRYLQLALIEPVAITLLAATNPWHQLVYGGPGASDLTTPAAWTYGPAFWCHAGYSYVALGLGILLIAMSCWQAPPAFRGQRITLFVASLAPIVVNVIRLAGGFREFPDPTPLGFAVTGTVMAYAIFRQDLFTFAPVARALIVDQIGDAIVAVSPAGRVLDLNPAAVALVRQMDPDAPVELIGAEASALRGGLLARPAGEAGFEFVLAGGERADYQVRSSPLIDRRRRVLGTVFVARDVTEAKAQTRRLFEANAQLLGQIETIDRLRADLVEVASRDPLTGLHNRRYLVEQFAGMLDAAERTGTELAVALIDVDRFKSINDHYGHLIGDEVLVALADRVRAHLPAGALVCRWGGEEFFVALPGATVAQGFAVADDVRRRCERDGIDVTGATVHCTVSIGLANYPAAGTSMNELFHAADVALYLAKGSGRNTTRMHLEALGRA; encoded by the coding sequence ATGCAGTTTGACATCACGGCGACCCTCTTCGCGGCCGCGGCAGCCGTGTTCGCCGTCCTGGCGCTCGTCACATGGCGCCGCCGCGCGAACAACCCCGGCGTCGCGATCGCGCTGACCGCCGTCATGGCCGGCGCGTGTTGGTGGTCGCTCGCGGACGCCTTCGGGCTCGCCGCGACGAGCGAGACCGTCGCGTCTGTCGCGTCGCTGGCGATGTTCCCCGGCCTCGGCACAGTCGTTGCGGCGTTCGGCTTCCTGAGCATCGCCATCGCCCGGCCCCAGTGGGTGCCGTCGCGGCGCTACCTGCAGCTGGCCCTGATCGAGCCGGTCGCCATCACCCTGCTGGCGGCGACCAACCCGTGGCACCAGCTCGTCTACGGCGGGCCGGGTGCCAGCGACCTCACCACCCCGGCCGCGTGGACCTACGGGCCCGCCTTCTGGTGCCACGCGGGCTACTCCTACGTCGCGCTCGGCCTGGGCATCCTGCTCATCGCCATGAGCTGCTGGCAGGCGCCGCCGGCGTTCCGCGGCCAGCGCATCACGCTGTTCGTCGCGTCCCTCGCCCCGATCGTGGTCAATGTGATCCGCCTCGCCGGCGGGTTCCGGGAGTTCCCGGACCCGACGCCGCTGGGATTCGCGGTGACCGGGACGGTGATGGCGTACGCGATCTTCCGCCAGGACCTGTTCACGTTCGCGCCGGTGGCGCGGGCGCTGATCGTCGACCAGATCGGTGACGCGATCGTGGCCGTGAGCCCGGCCGGGCGCGTCCTCGACCTCAACCCGGCCGCCGTCGCGCTCGTGCGGCAGATGGACCCGGACGCGCCCGTCGAGCTCATCGGCGCCGAGGCGAGCGCGCTGCGCGGCGGGCTGCTCGCTCGGCCGGCGGGCGAGGCTGGCTTCGAGTTCGTGCTCGCCGGCGGCGAGCGGGCCGACTACCAGGTGCGGTCCTCCCCGCTGATCGACCGGCGCCGGCGCGTGCTCGGCACGGTCTTCGTCGCCCGGGACGTCACGGAGGCGAAGGCGCAGACCCGGCGCCTGTTCGAGGCCAACGCCCAGCTGCTCGGTCAGATCGAGACCATCGACCGCCTCCGGGCCGACCTGGTCGAGGTCGCGAGCCGCGACCCGCTCACCGGGCTGCACAACCGCCGCTACCTCGTCGAGCAGTTCGCGGGGATGCTGGACGCCGCCGAACGCACCGGCACCGAGCTCGCGGTGGCCCTCATCGACGTCGACCGGTTCAAGTCCATCAACGACCACTACGGGCACCTCATCGGCGACGAGGTGCTGGTCGCCCTCGCCGACCGAGTCCGCGCGCACCTGCCCGCCGGCGCGCTCGTGTGCCGCTGGGGCGGCGAGGAGTTCTTCGTCGCGCTGCCCGGCGCCACCGTGGCGCAGGGGTTCGCCGTCGCCGACGACGTGCGCCGCCGGTGCGAGCGCGACGGGATCGACGTCACCGGCGCGACTGTCCACTGCACCGTGAGCATCGGCCTGGCGAACTACCCGGCGGCCGGCACGAGCATGAACGAGCTCTTCCACGCCGCCGACGTCGCGCTGTACCTGGCGAAGGGGTCGGGCCGCAACACCACCCGGATGCACCTCGAGGCGCTCGGGCGCGCCTAG
- a CDS encoding Rossmann-fold NAD(P)-binding domain-containing protein has translation MTREDAKVLVVAALTERTPGERRVALVPEVVERLVAQGFEVLVEAGAGAGALAPDDAYASAGAKVCPLDDILARADVILAVRRPVAAVLARLRPGQVVIGMLDARVAGAERADLEDAAARGVVLLSLDLLPRTLSRAQTMDALSSQASVAGYRAAVVAAEAYGRYFPMMITAAGTARPAKVLVLGAGVAGLQAIGTARRLGAQVTGYDVRSAAEGEVKSLGATFLKTATTMAAGDGAGGYARALTPEEGAAQRAELDAAIRKFDIVITTAQVPGGKPPVLVSAETVAAMSPGSVLVDLAAGPLGGNVAGSVADERVVTPGGVTVVGAGNLPAQMAPGASAAYSRNVTALLTAIVADGALHLDPADEIVAAVWFSQRVPAEGTTDDE, from the coding sequence ATGACGCGCGAAGATGCAAAGGTGCTCGTGGTCGCTGCGCTCACCGAGCGCACACCAGGCGAGCGGCGAGTCGCTCTCGTCCCCGAGGTCGTGGAACGACTCGTCGCCCAGGGCTTCGAGGTGCTGGTCGAGGCCGGCGCCGGCGCCGGCGCGCTGGCCCCCGACGACGCGTACGCGAGCGCCGGGGCGAAGGTCTGCCCGCTCGACGACATCCTCGCCCGCGCCGACGTGATCCTCGCCGTGCGCCGCCCGGTCGCGGCCGTCCTCGCCCGGCTCCGTCCCGGCCAGGTCGTGATCGGCATGCTCGACGCGCGGGTCGCGGGCGCCGAGCGCGCCGACCTCGAGGACGCCGCCGCGCGCGGCGTCGTCCTGCTCAGCCTCGACCTCCTGCCGCGAACGCTGTCGCGCGCCCAGACGATGGACGCGCTCAGCTCGCAGGCGTCGGTCGCCGGCTACCGCGCCGCCGTCGTCGCCGCCGAGGCCTACGGCCGCTACTTCCCCATGATGATCACGGCCGCCGGCACCGCGCGGCCCGCGAAGGTGCTCGTGCTCGGCGCCGGCGTCGCCGGCCTGCAGGCCATCGGCACCGCCCGTCGCCTCGGCGCGCAGGTCACCGGCTACGACGTCCGGTCCGCGGCCGAGGGCGAGGTCAAGTCCCTCGGTGCGACGTTCCTCAAGACGGCGACCACGATGGCCGCGGGCGACGGTGCCGGCGGCTACGCGCGGGCCCTGACGCCCGAGGAGGGCGCGGCCCAGCGGGCCGAGCTCGACGCCGCGATCCGCAAGTTCGACATCGTCATCACGACCGCGCAGGTGCCGGGCGGCAAGCCGCCCGTGCTCGTCTCGGCCGAGACCGTCGCGGCCATGTCGCCCGGCTCGGTGCTTGTCGACCTCGCCGCCGGCCCGCTCGGCGGCAACGTCGCGGGCTCGGTCGCGGACGAGCGGGTCGTGACCCCCGGCGGCGTGACCGTCGTCGGCGCGGGCAACCTGCCGGCGCAGATGGCGCCCGGCGCCTCGGCCGCTTACTCCCGCAACGTGACCGCGCTGCTCACGGCCATCGTCGCGGACGGCGCCCTTCACCTCGACCCGGCCGACGAGATCGTCGCGGCCGTCTGGTTCTCCCAGCGCGTACCGGCGGAAGGCACGACCGATGACGAGTGA
- a CDS encoding NAD(P)(+) transhydrogenase (Re/Si-specific) subunit beta: MSALEIAARLVYLGAAVCFVLGLHLMRSPATARRGNLLSAAGMTAAIAVTIALLAAGGTAAEGGDVSVSGWAWVALISGLVVGSVAGLVSARRVQMTAMPQLVSIFNAVGGGAAALVGIVDFVRLSGEGAAITASFSIPVVLDVIIGSVTFSGSLIAAGKLQGWISGAPITFRGSRALNIFSAVVALAGGAGLVWGQGNAYLLAAVIVGALAFGVLMVLPIGGADMPVVISLLNAFTGLAVAMAGFVIGNQILIIAGALVGASGTILTKLMADAMNRSVIAIMIGGFGTGDGAGGEAVAGVAGADVRRVDADDVAIQLAYATKVIIVPGYGLAAAQAQRECGELGALLTERGITVLYAIHPVAGRMPGHMNVLLAEADVPYTQLIEMEEINPEFATCDVALVVGANDVTNPAARRTGNAISGMPILDVDKARSVVVIKRSLGHGYAGLDNELYGQPQTGMLFADAKKGLAQVLAAVKTLVA, from the coding sequence ATGAGCGCGCTCGAGATCGCCGCCCGGCTCGTCTACCTGGGCGCGGCCGTGTGCTTCGTGCTCGGCCTGCACCTCATGCGCTCGCCCGCGACGGCCCGGCGCGGCAACCTGCTGTCCGCCGCCGGCATGACCGCCGCGATCGCCGTCACCATCGCGCTGCTCGCCGCCGGCGGGACCGCGGCCGAGGGCGGCGACGTCAGCGTCTCCGGGTGGGCCTGGGTCGCGCTGATCTCCGGCCTCGTCGTCGGCTCGGTCGCCGGCCTCGTCTCCGCGCGCCGCGTTCAGATGACCGCGATGCCGCAGCTCGTGTCGATCTTCAACGCCGTCGGCGGTGGCGCCGCGGCGCTCGTCGGCATCGTCGACTTCGTGCGCCTGTCCGGCGAAGGAGCGGCGATCACCGCCAGCTTCTCGATCCCGGTCGTGCTCGACGTCATCATCGGCTCGGTCACCTTCTCCGGCTCGCTCATCGCGGCCGGCAAGCTGCAGGGCTGGATCTCGGGCGCGCCGATCACGTTCCGCGGGTCCCGCGCGCTGAACATCTTCAGCGCCGTCGTCGCGCTGGCCGGCGGCGCCGGGCTGGTCTGGGGGCAGGGGAACGCCTACCTGCTCGCCGCCGTGATCGTCGGGGCGCTCGCCTTCGGCGTGCTCATGGTGCTGCCGATCGGCGGCGCCGACATGCCCGTCGTGATCTCGCTGCTCAACGCGTTCACCGGCCTCGCGGTCGCGATGGCCGGGTTCGTCATCGGCAACCAGATCCTCATCATCGCGGGCGCCCTCGTCGGGGCGTCCGGCACGATCCTCACCAAGCTCATGGCCGACGCGATGAACAGGTCGGTGATCGCCATCATGATCGGCGGCTTCGGCACCGGCGACGGCGCGGGCGGGGAGGCCGTGGCCGGCGTCGCGGGCGCCGACGTGCGCCGCGTGGACGCCGACGACGTCGCGATCCAGCTCGCGTACGCCACCAAGGTCATCATCGTGCCCGGCTACGGGCTCGCCGCGGCGCAGGCCCAGCGCGAGTGCGGCGAGCTCGGCGCCCTCCTGACCGAGCGCGGCATCACGGTGCTGTACGCGATCCACCCCGTCGCCGGGCGGATGCCCGGGCACATGAACGTGCTGCTCGCCGAGGCGGACGTGCCGTACACGCAGCTGATCGAGATGGAGGAGATCAACCCCGAGTTCGCGACCTGCGACGTCGCGCTCGTCGTCGGCGCCAATGACGTCACGAACCCGGCGGCCCGCCGGACCGGCAACGCGATCTCCGGCATGCCGATCCTCGACGTCGACAAGGCCCGCTCGGTCGTCGTGATCAAGCGCTCGCTCGGGCACGGCTACGCCGGCCTCGACAACGAGCTGTACGGGCAGCCCCAGACGGGGATGCTCTTCGCCGATGCCAAGAAGGGCCTCGCGCAGGTCCTGGCGGCCGTCAAGACCCTCGTGGCCTAG
- the eno gene encoding phosphopyruvate hydratase, whose amino-acid sequence MASIEAVGAREILDSRGNPTVEVEVALDDGTIARAAVPSGASTGAFEAVERRDGDKSRYLGKGVEDAVNAVIDEIAPELIGFEASEQRLVDAALIDLDGTPNKGKLGANAILGVSIAVAKAAADSADLPLFRYLGGPNAHVLPVPMMNILNGGSHADSNVDIQEFMVAPIGATTFREALRTGAEIYHSLKSVLKSKGLSTGLGDEGGFAPNLSSNRAALDLILVAIEKAGFVAGKDVGLALDVAATEFFKDGAYQFEGKATTSDEMIAYYEQLVRDYPLVSIEDPLSEDEWAGWSALMGQVGDRVQIVGDDLFVTNPIRLAKGIELKSANSLLVKLNQIGTLTETLDAVDLAHRAGFTAMVSHRSGETEDVTIADLAVAVNGGQIKTGAPARGERIAKYNQLLRIEEELDDAARYAGASAFPRHTQA is encoded by the coding sequence ATGGCCAGCATTGAGGCCGTAGGCGCCCGCGAGATTCTTGACTCGCGCGGCAATCCCACTGTTGAGGTCGAGGTCGCTCTCGACGATGGCACGATCGCCCGTGCGGCCGTCCCGTCCGGCGCCTCGACCGGCGCGTTCGAGGCCGTCGAGCGCCGCGACGGCGACAAGTCCCGCTACCTGGGCAAGGGCGTCGAGGACGCGGTCAACGCCGTCATCGACGAGATCGCCCCGGAGCTCATCGGCTTCGAGGCCTCCGAGCAGCGCCTCGTCGACGCGGCCCTGATCGACCTCGACGGCACGCCCAACAAGGGCAAGCTCGGCGCCAACGCGATCCTCGGCGTCTCGATCGCCGTCGCCAAGGCCGCCGCGGACTCCGCCGACCTGCCGCTGTTCCGCTACCTCGGTGGCCCGAACGCCCACGTGCTGCCGGTCCCGATGATGAACATCCTCAACGGTGGCTCGCACGCCGACTCCAACGTCGACATCCAGGAGTTCATGGTCGCCCCGATCGGCGCCACGACCTTCCGCGAGGCGCTGCGCACCGGCGCCGAGATCTACCACTCCCTCAAGTCCGTGCTGAAGTCGAAGGGCCTGTCCACCGGCCTCGGCGACGAGGGCGGCTTCGCGCCGAACCTGTCCAGCAACCGCGCCGCGCTCGACCTGATCCTCGTCGCGATCGAGAAGGCCGGCTTCGTGGCGGGCAAGGACGTCGGCCTCGCGCTCGACGTCGCCGCGACGGAGTTCTTCAAGGACGGTGCCTACCAGTTCGAGGGCAAGGCGACCACCTCCGACGAGATGATCGCGTACTACGAGCAGCTCGTGCGCGACTACCCGCTGGTCTCCATCGAGGACCCGCTGTCCGAGGACGAGTGGGCCGGTTGGTCCGCGCTCATGGGCCAGGTCGGCGACCGCGTGCAGATCGTCGGTGACGACCTGTTCGTCACGAACCCGATTCGCCTGGCCAAGGGCATCGAGCTCAAGAGTGCGAACTCGCTCCTGGTCAAGCTCAACCAGATCGGCACCCTGACCGAGACCCTCGACGCCGTCGACCTCGCGCACCGCGCCGGGTTCACCGCTATGGTCTCGCACCGCTCCGGCGAGACCGAGGACGTCACGATCGCGGACCTCGCGGTCGCCGTCAACGGTGGTCAGATCAAGACCGGCGCGCCCGCCCGTGGCGAGCGCATCGCGAAGTACAACCAGCTGCTCCGCATCGAAGAGGAGCTGGACGACGCCGCGCGCTACGCCGGTGCCTCCGCCTTCCCGCGGCACACGCAGGCCTGA